The genomic region CAAAATTGAATTGAGCAACGATAGGTTCATCATCATCGATAATAGTATAATCGGTTGAGAACATAATAACATTTACTTTCGTACCTAGGTAGTTCTGGTGTGGCTCTGTAGTCGACTAAGTCCTATCCCGGCAGGTGTGTCTGGTGGTTATGGAACCAGAACTTGATCTACCTGAGCTCCAGCCCTAGCTCCTTGCTCAGCTACATACAGGCACAAACAAGACATGATGTGGCAATGATGTGGACGCCTACACGATGTAAATTAGTTATTATTACTATACGGACGAAACAAATGGTAACTCTCTTTGCTCACTTCTTAATTGAGCTCCTGCCATTGTGCTAAAAACAATATATATGGATTTATGATTTGAACTGTACATGTCCTGCAAAATGCTATGTAACTAACTTCGCCTACAAACTTTAAGCCAAATAAACACAAATTATGTGTTCCGCTAGTTTGAGCTAGAGGTTCTGAATATCGACATTCCGTCGAACAGCTTCTGAGCGCACCCGAGGTCCTCGATCTTTAAAATTGGTACACAAAATTATCATTCAAACAATGAAACTAATCTGATAGAAGTGCATGAAATGGAATAGTTGTTGGTTTATTTAATACCTGACCTAGGCAAGTAAATAATTATTGTTTGTATTAGGCCGAGTCTTTGTCTGGAAATCGATGAATTGATTTCAACTCCTAAAAAACTTCAATATTCTTTTTCCTGCATAGAAATTAAATTGGCGTAAGAGGCAGCAGATACAAACAAATGATAGATGAGCCAGTTCAATTTGTGGAACATCAAGCAAATAGTTGCACCCAACAAACAAAAAAACAGTTCTGACTAACAATGCTAGTTACAAGCATTGGATAATTACATCAACACGAGTAATTTCAAGTAGAAGAAAGAAAGTAACAACTGATGATAGTAAAAATTTGGAACCAGACAACATAAAGATGATGATATTTTCCTTTGATATCAAATTTTGACTAATACAAAGTTGCATGGTATAATCAAATTTGTCAAGTCAACATTCAACATAAAGTTAGTATTACAAATATGCAGCAGGAGGAACAAGAAGTGAGTTTACTCGAGTGAAGGTGTTGATGTACACCCAGACCGCCAAGTTCAAGTCGTGTCAAGGCAATTTTGGGTGCTTATTTCTTCATAACATTAGGGACATGGAAAAGCTGCTTGAACCCAAGCTAATTTCTAAAAGCATAGCGGGAAACTATGGGGTAGATGTGTAGAAGTTCTTAAAACAATCAATAATAACATTATACTGAAAGTTATCTAAACCTAATTAGGAGGCAAAATTCAACACACAAGGGTAGAGGTGCAGAAGTATGAACATTAGGGACATTCCGTCCTAGCTACCCAAATCTCTCAAAACACAAGGGGATACCAACCCATTCTAGCTCGCAGCAATACACATGGGACACGAAAAAAGTTGTTTGAAAAAATTTCTAGTGTGTTCAATTTCTAGTCACCATCGTGCATGCCTCCATCCGATGCGAGAGGCATTAGATTTGAACATAGGTTAAGCCTCTGTGAACTTGTGAGTCGCACCATTAATTTCTTTGGATCAGATGAACAATATTGTTCATACCAGAAATAAAAAAGGATATAAGAATTCGTGGCCATACCTGTAGACAGGTGTTGGCCACCTGACCGGACGCAGTAGCTGCTTGCTGGTGCTGGAGCAAGGCGGGGACACTGGACTGCTACGTGATGCGGCTGCCGCTTGCTGGGATCGGGTCGTGGTCGACTGCTGGCTTGCTGGAGATGGGCATTGCGCTAGGCGTCGCCGCGTCAGGGCATCCAGGCAAGATAGGGGGTGCTCCGATGCTGGCTAGAACGTGGCAGGCCGGTGGAGCGCTCCAACACATGCGACGATGGCGATGGGAGGGAAAGGCCACGGGCAATGTGGGGAGGAGGGAGCGGCGCGGCGGGACGCCGTGAACTGCAAACACACGATAGCTACGGGCTAGATCGGAGGAGTGTGTGCGGCGACGAGAAGGTAGAGCACGAAGAGGAGGGGAAAGACGCCACAACGAGGAGCGAGTGGGGCTACTGCTACTGGTTGCCACCGACGATTTAGATGGATCTAGGACTAGGAGGAGCTAGGAGAGGGGCGAGCAGCGGTGGCGAGGAGGTCAGGGAGGAAGGTGGATCTAGGGCCACATCTGAGGAGCGAGGATACTAGGATAGTGGTGggtggggggagggggcggcgggCGCGGCGGGCAGTGCGACGGCTAACTTGGAGGGGAGGATTGCGAGCGGGGGATGGCAGTTGTCGCGGAGGCGGGtgcgccgggggggggggggggggggggttgcatGGCGCACCAATTGTGGACGTCCTCCTTACCTCCTTATATAATAGTAGAGGTGGACCGCCCTATTTCATCTTTTCTTGTACGTCCAACCAAACACACCTTAAACCCTGACACTACAAGTAGAAAGCATGAAACTCTCATATACAGTGTAGGTGTAGCTATTAAGATATGTTTGGATCACTGTGTAATAAAGTCTAGTATGTCGATCAATAACTGATTACATATGAACTAATGAAAAATTTCCTTTTTCTAATGAGTTCTATCTATTAATTAGCCTATATTGATTTGTTATTAGACTATAGTTAGTTTATACTACATCCGTTCCAAAATATAAGTCATTCCAAGATTCTTAGAGAGTCAAAGTTTTTAAAGTTTGACAAAAAAATATAGCGAGAATCATAAAGATTTATGACACAAAATAGATATAGTATAAAAACATATTTACTGGATAATCTAATGATATACATTTGATATCTTAAATGTTATTAATTTATTGTATAAATTTGGTCAAACTTAAAAAAACTTTAACTCTTCAAGAATCTTGGAACTGTTTAAGCTTTGTATTAGGTATCCAAGACATGCAATAAAATTTAGTTCAGTCTATGTATCCAGAAGAGAACAGTGATCTCACGTGACGGATATAGTTGTGCTCGTATGTGATGATATGAAATTTAAATATTTTTGTTTCCGTCATTGGGCGCAGAGAGAGCCGAACAAACAAGTCGTCGCGGCGGTCAGGCGTGTCCGTGTAGCCGCTGGCGTAGTACATGGACCTGGCGCACGCGCGCACGCCCCAGCCCCCTCGCCCCGCGCTTGGATAACTCGTGGGCGGGGCCCAGCCCCGCACCATTCAGCCCGCAGATTTTTGTACCCGCCGgctgggcctcggcctcggcgtGCAAGAAACTAGAAAGAGGAGCAGACAAACAAAATCGATTAGAAAATTAACCCCAGGCCAGAAAcccactctctctctcccccgaTTCCTTTCCTCGTCCTCATCCGTCCAGGGGAGCAAACAAGCAAGCAAGTAAACGGGCGAGGAGCTGGATAGAGGCCGGCGACGCGAAGCAACCGCCGATCGGAGCcgcggctgaggaggaggagcaagCTCGAGATGGTGGGTCTCGTCGGCGGCAGCACGGCGCGGGCGGAGCACGTCGTGGCCAACGCCGGAGGAGAGACGGAGTACGTGCGCCGCCTGCACCGCCACGCGCCGGCCGAGCACCAGTGTACTTCCACCCTCGTCAAGCACATCAAGGCGCCCGTCCACCTCGTAAGTTCCCATCGCCCGCTCCCCCCCTCGCCCCGGTCCTTGCCGCCTCCCGGCTGGTCCCGGTGGTGGGTGGTGGTTCAGTGGTTGGATTGGACGGCCACGCCCAAGTAGCGTGCTAGTACTTGGGAATTTGGGATTGTTTTGCCTCACGTCTGGGCTGCTATTTCTCTCGGATCTGGAGTTCTTCGTCCAATTCCTCATGCCTTGTTGGGTGTTTCTTCCCCGATCGATGTGTTCTCGTGATGTCGGGTGAATTGCTGGCGTCAAATCAATTGCGACGCCCAATTTGAAGCTGATGCCATCGATCGCATCGCAGGTGTGGGAGCTGGTCCGGAGCTTCGACCAGCCGCAGCGGTACAAGCCGTTCGTCAGAAACTGCGTTGTGCGCGGTGACCAGCTCGAGGTCGGTAGCCTGCGCGACGTCAACGTCAAGACCGGCCTGCCGGCGACAACAAGTACCGAGCGCCTCGAGCAGCTAGATGACGACCTGCACATACTCGGCGTCAAGTTCGTCGGCGGGGACCACCGCCTCCAGGTCCATGCTGCTGCTTACTCTACCCCCTGCACACGCTCTGTTTGATGCCCCCTGCTTACTTGTCGGTGTACTCCCATTTTTTTTCAGCAACTCTGAGATTGGGTGTGCTTCCCTTGTTACCCATTTCTCTTTTTAAATT from Zea mays cultivar B73 chromosome 6, Zm-B73-REFERENCE-NAM-5.0, whole genome shotgun sequence harbors:
- the LOC100273048 gene encoding CAPIP1 — its product is MVGLVGGSTARAEHVVANAGGETEYVRRLHRHAPAEHQCTSTLVKHIKAPVHLVWELVRSFDQPQRYKPFVRNCVVRGDQLEVGSLRDVNVKTGLPATTSTERLEQLDDDLHILGVKFVGGDHRLQNYSSIITVHPESIDGRPGTLVIESFVVDVPDGNTKDETCYFVEAVIKCNLKSLAEVSEQLAVESPTSPIDQ